In Clostridium sp. DL-VIII, the following proteins share a genomic window:
- a CDS encoding flavodoxin, with translation MKKILLAMLCFIMALFIVGCGSIGGKSQNAEQGKVTSADKTETGTDNSSDGNTSNSNSSTSIKNKDGAKNILVAYFSHSGNTKVIADQIHETVGGDIFEIKPVDTYPTNYNEVVDQAKKEQEENFRPKLATKVDNIDSYDVIFVGYPDWWGTMPMPVFTFLEQYNLSGKTIVPFCTHEGSGLGRSVDDIKKTCPQSTILEGLAVRGSNVNKANKDVSDWLKKIGMSK, from the coding sequence ATGAAAAAGATTTTATTGGCTATGCTATGTTTCATAATGGCACTTTTCATTGTAGGCTGTGGTAGTATTGGTGGTAAGTCCCAAAACGCTGAGCAAGGAAAAGTTACTTCAGCAGATAAAACTGAGACTGGCACGGATAATTCAAGTGACGGTAATACGTCAAATTCAAATAGTTCTACTTCCATAAAGAATAAGGATGGAGCAAAAAATATTCTTGTAGCATACTTTTCACATTCTGGAAATACAAAAGTGATTGCAGATCAAATTCACGAAACTGTTGGAGGAGATATTTTCGAAATTAAGCCAGTAGATACATATCCTACGAATTATAATGAAGTTGTAGATCAAGCAAAGAAGGAACAAGAAGAGAATTTTAGACCAAAACTTGCAACAAAGGTTGACAACATTGATTCGTATGATGTGATTTTTGTTGGATATCCTGATTGGTGGGGAACTATGCCAATGCCAGTATTTACTTTTTTAGAACAATATAATTTATCAGGAAAAACCATTGTTCCATTTTGTACTCATGAAGGGAGCGGTTTAGGCAGAAGTGTAGATGACATCAAGAAAACTTGTCCTCAGTCAACGATTTTAGAAGGTCTGGCAGTACGTGGAAGTAACGTAAACAAAGCAAATAAAGATGTTTCAGATTGGCTGAAGAAAATAGGGATGTCAAAATAA
- a CDS encoding LysR family transcriptional regulator, which yields MYNKQLETFIQVAEAGSFSKAAEILYITPTAVTKQINILESSLELQLFVRTHRGLTLTEAGKSLYADANYIIKYSKESIDRAKKAMEEKNINTIRIGTSLMTPSSILMDLWPKIHELCPNLKAQLVSFENTPENAREILMHLGQNIDLVPGVFDGEFLNQRKCAAQELSRKKICCAVSIHHRLAAKSKLTIQDLFGENLMLIRRGWNSYIDIMRDDIWKNYPEITIKDFSFYDVNVFNQCGNSNDVLMVFDYWENVHPLLKIIPVEWNYEIPFGLLYSPTPSEHVRSFIQAVSQIFEVEE from the coding sequence ATGTACAATAAACAGTTGGAAACTTTTATACAAGTAGCAGAGGCTGGGAGTTTTTCTAAAGCTGCTGAAATTTTATATATTACACCTACTGCGGTTACCAAACAAATTAATATTCTAGAATCTAGTCTGGAATTACAATTGTTTGTAAGGACTCATAGGGGGCTTACATTAACAGAGGCTGGAAAATCTCTATATGCAGACGCAAATTACATCATTAAGTATTCAAAAGAATCTATTGATAGAGCAAAAAAAGCTATGGAAGAGAAAAATATAAATACAATTAGGATTGGAACATCATTGATGACACCGAGCAGCATTTTAATGGATTTATGGCCAAAGATTCATGAACTTTGCCCAAATTTGAAGGCTCAATTGGTTTCATTTGAAAACACTCCTGAAAACGCAAGAGAAATTCTCATGCATCTTGGACAAAACATCGATTTGGTGCCCGGCGTTTTTGATGGGGAATTTCTAAATCAACGAAAATGTGCGGCGCAGGAACTTTCAAGAAAGAAAATTTGCTGTGCGGTATCTATACATCATAGGTTAGCTGCAAAAAGTAAGCTGACAATTCAAGATTTGTTTGGTGAAAACCTGATGTTGATTAGAAGAGGATGGAACAGTTATATTGATATTATGAGAGATGATATTTGGAAAAATTATCCCGAAATTACAATAAAAGATTTCTCGTTTTATGATGTGAATGTGTTCAATCAGTGTGGAAATAGCAATGATGTCTTAATGGTATTTGATTATTGGGAGAATGTTCATCCATTATTGAAAATTATTCCAGTAGAATGGAACTATGAAATTCCATTTGGATTGCTGTATTCACCAACTCCGTCTGAACATGTCCGTTCATTTATACAGGCTGTTTCTCAGATTTTTGAAGTAGAAGAATAA